A genome region from Musa acuminata AAA Group cultivar baxijiao chromosome BXJ3-5, Cavendish_Baxijiao_AAA, whole genome shotgun sequence includes the following:
- the LOC135637964 gene encoding bifunctional aspartate aminotransferase and glutamate/aspartate-prephenate aminotransferase-like, translating to MYIRNALGTVTGVGAKKNDDYLLVFGGVGWWRHREERNRVALLIHQPPRLPWKGSLSYPSMEASLSFRRPSSSPSSFFSRSPNPLRSLPDLDAPKILSFPMSWSRKRCHISAEMGVKSALSPDSTTPVDLSVSPRVSSLKPSKTMAITDQATALVQAGVPVIRLAAGEPDFDTPAAISEAGINAIREGYTRYTPNAGTLELRKAICHKLEVENGLSYTPDQILVSNGAKQCILQAVVAVCSPGDEVLIPAPYWVSYPEMARLADATPVILSTNISDDFLLNPDFLASKINEKSRLLILCSPSNPTGSVYPKKLLEEIADIVRKHPRLLVLSDEIYEHIIYPPAKHTSFASLPGMWERTLTVNGFSKAFAMTGWRLGYLACPKHFLTACGKIQSQSTSGASSISQKAGLAALGLGYAGGEAVSVMVKAFQERRDFLVESFKELEGVKISEPQGAFYLFIDFSSYYGSEVEGFGTIKDSESLCRFFLDKGQVALVPGDAFGDDKCIRMSYAASLSTLQEAMKKIKEAIGLLRAPAAV from the exons ATGTATATTAGAAATGCTCTCGGCACTGTTACCGGGGTTGGTGCGAAGAAGAACGACGACTACTTGCTCGTGTTTGGTGGTGTTGGTTGGTGGCGGCATAGAGAAGAGAGGAATCGAGTTGCTTTATTAATACATCAGCCACCCCGGCTGCCCTGGAAGGGCTCTCTCAGCTACCCATCAATGGAGGCCTCTCTCTCCTTCCGCcgcccctcctcctccccttcttcaTTCTTCTCCCGATCCCCTAATCCCCTCCGGTCTCTTCCGGACTTGGATGCGCCAAAGATCCTGTCTTTTCCGAT GTCGTGGAGCAGGAAAAGGTGCCATATTTCGGCCGAGATGGGGGTGAAGTCGGCCCTCTCTCCGGATTCGACGACGCCCGTCGATCTCTCGGTGAGTCCCAGGGTGAGCTCGCTCAAGCCGTCGAAGACCATGGCCATCACCGACCAGGCCACCGCCCTCGTGCAGGCTGGTGTGCCCGTCATCAGGTTGGCTGCCGGAGAACCTGATTTCGACACCCCGGCTGCGATTTCGGAG GCtgggattaatgcaattcgagaaGGTTATACGAGGTATACTCCAAATGCCGGGACTCTGGAGCTCAGAAAGGCAATTTGTCATAAGCTTGAAG TCGAGAATGGTTTGTCCTACACACCTGACCAGATTTTGGTTAGCAATGGGGCCAAACAGTGTATTTTGCAAGCTGTGGTTGCAGTTTGTTCTCCAGGGGATGAG GTTTTAATTCCAGCACCGTACTGGGTCAGCTACCCTGAGATGGCTAGGTTGGCTGATGCAACTCCAGTAATTCTTTCAACAAACATATCAGACGACTTCCTACTAAATCCAGACTTTCTTGCTTCAAAGATCAATGAGAAATCAAGGCTGCTTATACTTTGTTCTCCATCCAATCCTACTGGTTCTGTTTATCCAAAGAAACTGCTTGAGGAGATAGCTGATATAGTGAGGAAACATCCAAGGCTTTTG GTTTTATCTGatgaaatatatgaacatatcaTTTATCCACCAGCCAAACACACAAGCTTTGCTTCATTGCCCGGAATGTGGGAAAGAACCTTAACCGTGAATGGGTTTTCTAAG GCTTTTGCAATGACTGGTTGGCGACTTGGGTACCTTGCCTGCCCTAAACACTTCTTAACAGCTTGTGGAAAGATTCAGAGCCAG TCTACCTCTGGTGCTAGCAGCATATCCCAGAAAGCTGGACTTGCAGCTTTAGGTTTGGGCTATGCTGGTGGCGAAGCAGTCTCGGTCATGGTGAAGGCATTCCAGGAAAGACGAGATTTCTTAGTTGAAAGCTTTAAAGAATTGGAGGGTGTGAAGATATCAGAGCCCCAG GGTGCTTTCTATCTGTTCATCGACTTCAGTTCCTACTACGGTTCTGAGGTTGAAGGATTTGGCACTATCAAAGACTCTGAATCCCTTTGCCGGTTCTTCTTGGACAAGGGCCAG GTTGCACTTGTTCCGGGAGATGCATTTGGAGATGATAAATGCATTCGGATGTCATACGCTGCATCTCTATCAACCTTGCAAGAAGCaatgaagaaaataaaagaagccATTGGTCTCCTCAGAGCACCTGCTGCTGTCTAA
- the LOC103986372 gene encoding probable alkaline/neutral invertase D, whose amino-acid sequence MNGFKEPGMRKVGSYSSMADGDDLDLSRLPDRPKLPIERQRSCDERSMNELSINVRGLESFDSLYSPGGMRSGFSTPASTARNPFEPHPIIAEAWEALRRSIVYFKGEPVGTIAAYDHASEEVLNYDQVFVRDFVPSALAFLMNGEPEMVKNFLLKTLYLQGWEKRIDRFKLGEGVMPASFKVLHDPVRKTDTLVADFGESAIGRVAPVDSGFWWIILLRAYTKSTGDSSLAESPECQKGIRLILTLCLSEGFDTFPTLLCADGCSMIDRRMGIYGYPIEIQALFFMALRCALTMLKHDSEGKEFVERIVKRLHALSYHMRTYFWLDFQQLNDIYRYKTEEYSHTAVNKFNVIPDSIPDWVFDFMPTRGGYFIGNVSPARMDFRWFALGNCVAILSSLATPEQSMAVMDLIEERWEELVGEMPLKVTYPAIESHEWRIVTGCDPKNTRWSYHNGGSWPVLLWLLTAACIKTGRPQIARRAIELAESRLLKDSWPEYYDGKLGRYIGKQARKFQTWSIAGYLVSKMMLEDPSHLGMVSLEEDKAMKPLIKRSASWTCPEISLDMIL is encoded by the exons ATGAACGGGTTCAAGGAACCGGGGATGCGGAAGGTGGGATCGTACTCCTCGATGGCGGACGGCGATGATCTTGACCTGTCGCGGCTGCCCGACAGGCCGAAGCTCCCCATTGAGCGGCAGAGGTCGTGCGATGAGAGGTCGATGAACGAGCTCTCCATCAATGTCAGAGGCCTCGAGAGCTTCGACAGTTTGTACTCTCCCGGAGGCATGAGGTCTGGATTCAGCACACCGGCCTCCACGGCTCGGAACCCGTTCGAGCCGCATCCGATCATTGCGGAGGCTTGGGAGGCCCTAAGAAGGTCGATAGTGTATTTCAAGGGGGAGCCCGTCGGCACGATTGCTGCTTATGATCACGCATCGGAGGAAGTCCTCAACTATGACCAG GTATTTGTTCGCGATTTTGTACCAAGTGCACTGGCTTTTCTGATGAATGGGGAACCAGAGATGGTTAAGAACTTCCTTTTGAAGACTCTGTACCTTCAAGGCTGGGAAAAGAGGATAGACCGTTTCAAGCTTGGGGAAGGTGTGATGCCGGCAAGCTTCAAGGTGCTGCATGATCCTGTTAGGAAAACCGACACACTGGTTGCAGATTTTGGTGAGAGTGCAATTGGAAGAGTTGCACCTGTTGACTCTGGGTTCTGGTGGATTATTCTTCTGCGTGCTTATACGAAGTCAACTGGGGATTCATCTCTTGCAGAATCACCTGAATGCCAAAAGGGAATAAGGCTTATACTAACTTTATGTCTGTCCGAGGGCTTTGATACATTTCCAACCTTGCTCTGTGCTGATGGCTGCTCGATGATCGATCGAAGAATG GGTATATATGGTTATCCTATCGAAATCCAAGCTCTTTTCTTTATGGCATTGAGGTGTGCTCTGACAATGCTCAAACATGATTCAGAGGGAAAGGAATTTGTAGAGCGAATAGTGAAACGTTTGCATGCTCTAAGTTATCACATGAGAACCTACTTTTGGCTTGATTTCCAGCAACTAAATGACATTTATCGCTACAAAACCGAGGAATACTCTCACACAGCTGTGAACAAGTTCAATGTGATTCCTGATTCAATTCCAGATTGGGTGTTTGATTTCATGCCTACTCGAGGTGGTTACTTCATCGGAAATGTCAGCCCTGCAAGGATGGACTTCCGTTGGTTTGCGTTGGGTAACTGTGTTGCTATTTTGTCATCTCTTGCTACCCCTGAGCAATCCATGGCTGTGATGGATCTCATTGAAGAACGTTGGGAAGAGCTGGTTGGAGAAATGCCTCTCAAGGTTACTTACCCTGCCATAGAGAGCCATGAGTGGCGGATAGTTACTGGCTGTGACCCCAAGAACACCAGATGGAGTTACCACAATGGAGGATCTTGGCCAG TGCTTCTGTGGCTGCTCACTGCAGCCTGTATAAAGACTGGTCGACCCCAGATTGCACGACGAGCAATAGAGCTTGCTGAGAGCAGACTGTTAAAAGACAGTTGGCCAGAATACTATGATGGTAAGCTAGGAAGATACATCGGCAAGCAGGCAAGGAAGTTTCAGACATGGTCCATTGCAGGTTATTTGGTATCGAAGATGATGCTGGAAGACCCATCTCATCTTGGGATGGTCTCTCTTGAAGAGGACAAAGCCATGAAGCCTCTAATAAAGAGATCAGCCTCATGGACCTGCCCGGAGATTTCACTGGACATGATCCTATAA